Proteins encoded in a region of the Bradyrhizobium sp. CB3481 genome:
- a CDS encoding methyl-accepting chemotaxis protein: MSVALRSQTAPISKLNAKPASAEDEADVSALIARLTAEVNQVACEKTKSIQKITNQMKMLALNALIESSRAGAQGAGFAVVAQEVRNVGQQVETIARELESQLTNRTGNLMNSIAQMADRSRGERMVDLSLNAIELIDRNLYERTCDVRWWATDSAVIDCAAAPDAATVSHVSERMAVILGAYTVYLDLWLCDLNGNVLANGRADRFGVIGQNVAQTKWFRAARALRSGDDYAVGDVECQPLLGNAQVVTYCASVREGGKAHGKPTGVLAIHFDWEPQARAIVQGVRVGAADKARVLLVDSNFRVIAASDGQGLLSERISLQLEGRRSGFYQDRSGNMVAFHATPGYETYKGLGWFGVIQAGAT; the protein is encoded by the coding sequence ATGTCCGTCGCGCTTCGCTCCCAGACCGCACCGATTTCGAAGCTGAACGCCAAGCCGGCGAGCGCCGAGGATGAAGCCGACGTTTCCGCGCTGATCGCGCGGCTGACCGCCGAGGTCAACCAGGTCGCCTGCGAGAAGACCAAGTCAATCCAGAAAATCACCAACCAGATGAAGATGCTGGCGCTGAACGCGCTGATCGAAAGCTCGCGCGCCGGCGCGCAAGGCGCCGGGTTTGCGGTCGTGGCACAGGAAGTGCGCAATGTCGGCCAGCAGGTCGAGACCATCGCCCGCGAGCTCGAAAGCCAGCTCACCAACCGCACCGGCAATCTGATGAACTCGATCGCGCAGATGGCCGACCGCTCGCGCGGCGAGCGCATGGTGGATCTGTCGCTGAATGCCATCGAGCTGATCGACCGCAACCTCTATGAGCGCACCTGCGACGTGCGCTGGTGGGCCACCGACTCGGCTGTGATCGATTGCGCGGCGGCGCCTGATGCGGCCACCGTCAGCCATGTGTCGGAACGGATGGCCGTGATCCTCGGCGCCTATACCGTCTATCTCGATCTCTGGCTCTGCGATCTCAACGGCAACGTGCTGGCCAACGGCCGCGCCGACCGGTTCGGCGTGATCGGCCAGAACGTGGCGCAGACCAAGTGGTTTCGCGCCGCGCGGGCCCTGCGCTCCGGCGACGATTACGCGGTGGGCGACGTCGAATGCCAGCCCTTGCTCGGCAATGCCCAAGTCGTGACTTACTGTGCCAGCGTTCGTGAAGGCGGCAAGGCGCACGGCAAACCGACCGGTGTGCTGGCGATCCATTTCGATTGGGAGCCGCAGGCCCGCGCCATCGTCCAGGGCGTGCGCGTCGGCGCCGCCGACAAGGCCCGCGTGCTGCTGGTCGATTCAAATTTCAGGGTGATCGCGGCCTCCGACGGCCAGGGCCTGCTCAGCGAACGCATCTCGCTGCAGCTCGAAGGCAGGCGCTCCGGCTTCTATCAGGACCGTTCCGGGAATATGGTCGCGTTCCACGCCACGCCTGGCTACGAGACCTACAAGGGCCTTGGCTGGTTTGGGGTGATTCAGGCCGGGGCGACGTAA
- a CDS encoding haloacid dehalogenase type II: MSDVSAVKALVFDVFGTVVDWRTSLINDFTEWSKTSGIKADWTALVDGWRAVYTASMDKVRKHPERGYQILDTLHRRSLEKLVADFSIKGLSEADLHHLTMGWHRLHPWPDSVPGLTRLKKKYIISPLSNGNVALLTNMAKFAGLPWDLVMSAELFEHYKPDPETYLGAAKLLCLPPEQVMMVAAHNHDLKAAQKLGLKTAFVARPTEYGPHQKYDFEAKGDWDIVAKDFGAIAERMGC, encoded by the coding sequence ATGTCCGACGTATCAGCGGTGAAAGCACTCGTGTTCGACGTGTTCGGCACCGTCGTCGACTGGCGCACCAGCCTCATCAACGATTTTACGGAGTGGTCGAAGACCTCCGGCATCAAGGCCGACTGGACCGCTTTGGTCGACGGCTGGCGCGCGGTTTACACCGCCTCGATGGACAAGGTGCGCAAGCATCCCGAACGCGGCTATCAGATCCTCGACACGCTGCACCGGCGCTCGCTGGAAAAGCTGGTCGCCGATTTCTCGATCAAGGGACTGAGCGAGGCCGATCTGCATCACCTCACCATGGGCTGGCACCGCCTGCATCCGTGGCCGGACAGCGTGCCGGGGCTGACGCGGCTGAAAAAGAAGTACATCATCTCGCCACTCTCCAACGGCAACGTCGCGCTATTGACCAACATGGCGAAGTTCGCAGGCCTGCCGTGGGACCTCGTCATGTCCGCGGAATTGTTCGAGCACTACAAGCCCGATCCCGAAACCTATCTCGGCGCCGCCAAATTGCTGTGCCTGCCGCCGGAGCAGGTGATGATGGTCGCTGCCCACAACCACGATCTGAAGGCCGCACAGAAGCTCGGCCTCAAGACCGCCTTCGTCGCGCGCCCGACCGAATACGGACCGCACCAGAAATATGATTTCGAGGCCAAGGGCGACTGGGACATCGTCGCCAAGGATTTTGGCGCGATTGCCGAGCGGATGGGGTGCTAG
- the glpX gene encoding class II fructose-bisphosphatase codes for MSTHISVPPQLLLERILTLEIVRVTERAAVSAARLRGHGQEKAADQAAVDAMRRELNKLPIEGTIVIGEGERDEAPMLFIGEKVGLNAGPQVDIAVDPLEGTTLCAKNMPGAIATMAMADGGTLLHAPDVYMEKLAIGPGYDKGVVELDASPADNVRRLAKAKGVEPGAITVLVLDRPRHADIIASIRSTGAAVRLITDGDVAGVIHCADPDNTGVDMYIGTGGAPEGVLAAAALRCIGGQMQCRLILDSDEKRARAHKMGVTDPKMIYGIEDMVRGDCLFAATGVTTGSLLSGVKFRKDGVIETETVVMRSVTGTVRYIKAEHRQLDKFHLD; via the coding sequence ATGTCGACCCATATTTCCGTTCCGCCGCAATTGCTGCTTGAGCGCATCCTGACGCTTGAAATCGTGCGGGTAACGGAACGTGCAGCGGTTTCGGCCGCGCGCTTGCGCGGCCATGGCCAGGAGAAAGCGGCAGACCAGGCCGCGGTCGATGCGATGCGCCGCGAGCTCAACAAGCTGCCGATCGAAGGCACCATCGTGATCGGCGAGGGCGAGCGCGACGAGGCGCCGATGCTGTTCATCGGCGAGAAGGTCGGGCTGAACGCCGGGCCCCAAGTCGATATCGCCGTCGACCCGCTGGAAGGCACCACGCTGTGCGCCAAGAACATGCCGGGCGCGATCGCGACCATGGCGATGGCCGATGGCGGCACGCTGCTGCACGCGCCCGACGTCTACATGGAAAAGCTTGCGATCGGTCCGGGCTACGACAAAGGCGTCGTCGAGCTTGATGCATCGCCCGCCGACAATGTCCGCCGTCTCGCCAAGGCCAAGGGCGTCGAGCCCGGTGCGATCACCGTGCTGGTGCTGGATCGTCCGCGTCACGCCGACATCATCGCCAGCATCCGCTCGACCGGCGCTGCGGTGCGGCTGATCACCGACGGCGACGTCGCCGGCGTGATCCATTGTGCCGATCCGGATAACACCGGCGTCGACATGTATATCGGCACCGGCGGTGCGCCGGAGGGCGTGCTGGCGGCGGCGGCGCTGCGCTGCATCGGCGGCCAGATGCAGTGCCGGCTGATCCTCGACAGCGATGAGAAGCGCGCGCGCGCACACAAGATGGGCGTGACCGATCCGAAAATGATCTACGGCATCGAGGACATGGTGCGCGGCGACTGCCTGTTCGCCGCGACCGGCGTCACGACCGGCTCGCTGCTGTCAGGCGTCAAGTTCCGCAAGGATGGCGTGATCGAGACCGAAACGGTGGTGATGCGCTCCGTCACCGGCACGGTGCGCTACATCAAGGCCGAGCATAGGCAGCTGGATAAATTCCATCTCGACTAA
- a CDS encoding homoserine dehydrogenase: MVAPLRVGIAGLGTVGAEVVRLIEEQSRTLSERSGRGVRVVAVTARSKAKKRSVDLNGVDWAKSPLDLAGDPNVDCFVELMGGSGEPALSAIEAALKAGKSVVTANKALIAKHGVRLAKAAEKHGGAFNYEAAVGAAIPVIKTLREGLAGTGVHRVYGILNGTCNYILTRMEQEGLSFAECLKDAQRLGYAEANPSFDVDGHDTAQKLAILASLAFGTKVAQSAVYVEGISSIAPEDLRAAEELGYRVKLLGVAVRTAKGIEQRVHPTMVPKSSSIAQVMGVTNAVTIDGEGIPPITLVGPGAGGAATASAVVADIADVARGIRAKPFGRPVERLRETTKAPMERHEGGYYIRLMARDLAGTAATIAKRLAEQKISLESIVQRHPEGVDLNGAAKKAAPVPVILITYATSEDAVYRALEKVQRDKVISGRPQVIRIEKN; the protein is encoded by the coding sequence ATGGTCGCACCCCTGAGAGTGGGTATCGCGGGGCTCGGCACCGTTGGTGCCGAAGTCGTCCGCCTCATCGAAGAGCAGTCGCGAACGCTGTCGGAACGCAGCGGGCGTGGCGTGCGCGTCGTTGCCGTCACCGCGCGCTCGAAAGCGAAGAAGCGTTCGGTCGACCTCAACGGCGTCGACTGGGCCAAGAGCCCGCTCGATCTGGCCGGCGATCCCAACGTCGATTGCTTCGTCGAACTGATGGGCGGCTCCGGCGAGCCGGCGCTATCGGCGATCGAGGCGGCACTGAAGGCCGGCAAGTCTGTGGTGACGGCCAACAAGGCGCTGATCGCCAAGCACGGCGTGCGGCTGGCGAAGGCTGCCGAGAAGCATGGCGGCGCGTTTAACTATGAGGCGGCGGTCGGCGCGGCGATTCCCGTCATCAAGACGCTGCGCGAGGGCCTCGCCGGCACCGGCGTCCACCGCGTCTACGGCATCCTCAACGGCACCTGCAATTACATCCTGACCCGGATGGAGCAGGAGGGCCTGTCGTTCGCTGAATGCCTCAAGGATGCGCAGCGGCTCGGCTATGCCGAGGCCAATCCGTCCTTCGACGTCGACGGCCACGACACCGCGCAGAAGCTGGCGATCCTGGCCAGCCTCGCCTTTGGCACCAAGGTGGCGCAGAGCGCGGTCTATGTCGAAGGCATCTCCTCGATCGCGCCGGAAGATCTTCGCGCAGCCGAAGAGCTTGGCTATCGCGTCAAGCTGCTGGGCGTTGCCGTGCGTACCGCCAAGGGCATCGAGCAGCGCGTGCATCCGACCATGGTGCCGAAATCATCTTCGATCGCGCAGGTGATGGGCGTCACCAACGCGGTGACCATCGACGGCGAGGGCATTCCGCCGATCACGCTGGTAGGACCCGGCGCCGGCGGGGCTGCAACGGCGTCCGCCGTGGTCGCCGATATCGCCGACGTGGCGCGCGGCATTCGCGCCAAACCGTTCGGACGCCCCGTGGAGCGGCTGCGCGAGACCACCAAGGCGCCGATGGAGCGGCATGAGGGCGGCTATTACATCCGCCTGATGGCGCGTGACCTCGCCGGCACCGCCGCGACCATCGCCAAGCGCCTTGCCGAACAGAAGATCTCGCTGGAATCGATCGTGCAGCGCCATCCCGAAGGCGTCGACTTGAACGGTGCCGCGAAGAAGGCCGCGCCGGTTCCGGTCATCCTGATCACCTATGCCACCTCGGAGGACGCGGTCTATCGCGCGTTGGAGAAGGTTCAGCGCGACAAGGTGATCAGCGGCCGGCCGCAGGTGATACGAATCGAGAAGAACTGA